Proteins from a single region of Gemmatimonadales bacterium:
- a CDS encoding substrate-binding domain-containing protein, translating into MKIALVQYSGAGDYFELWTKGARQQADAVGFSMQLYDARADDARQAADMKTAIGSRVAGIVVDHGRSATMCPLINQATDAGIAVVVYDVKVADCAPKAVETAQNDVDLATLVLTQMAKDVGDGVPVGYVNPFVIAPLERRDVVWKKFVAEHKWDQKFIVGKFSNAVAADNTELAARALATHPGVKAIFAPYDELTKGTVTAIERNKLGSKVAAYGIDISNADIELMTKKDSPWKATATTDPSAVGAAVTRTLALQLAGQLGRKQVVFPGVLVTQSFLLTAQIKNMDDLRAQLPDLNLANIAAAAWLRSITF; encoded by the coding sequence GTGAAGATCGCCCTGGTTCAGTACAGCGGGGCCGGTGACTATTTCGAGCTGTGGACCAAGGGCGCCCGGCAGCAGGCCGACGCGGTCGGCTTCAGTATGCAGCTGTACGACGCGCGGGCCGACGATGCCAGACAGGCCGCCGACATGAAAACCGCGATCGGGTCTCGCGTGGCCGGCATCGTCGTGGACCATGGTCGATCGGCCACGATGTGCCCGCTGATCAACCAGGCCACCGACGCCGGCATCGCGGTCGTGGTCTACGACGTCAAGGTCGCCGATTGTGCCCCCAAGGCCGTCGAGACCGCGCAAAACGATGTCGATCTCGCCACACTCGTGCTCACTCAGATGGCCAAGGACGTCGGCGATGGCGTTCCCGTCGGCTATGTGAACCCGTTCGTCATCGCGCCGCTCGAGCGGCGGGACGTCGTGTGGAAGAAGTTCGTCGCCGAACACAAGTGGGACCAGAAGTTTATCGTAGGGAAGTTCAGCAACGCCGTGGCGGCTGACAATACGGAGCTCGCGGCCCGAGCGCTCGCGACCCATCCTGGTGTGAAGGCCATCTTCGCTCCCTATGACGAGCTGACGAAGGGAACCGTCACCGCCATCGAACGGAACAAGCTGGGCTCCAAGGTGGCCGCCTACGGAATCGACATCTCGAACGCTGACATCGAGCTGATGACCAAGAAGGACAGCCCCTGGAAAGCCACCGCCACCACCGACCCGAGTGCGGTCGGCGCCGCCGTCACTCGCACGCTGGCCCTCCAGTTGGCCGGTCAACTCGGCCGCAAGCAGGTCGTGTTTCCCGGGGTCCTGGTCACCCAGTCCTTCTTGTTGACAGCACAGATCAAGAACATGGACGACTTGCGGGCACAGCTGCCCGATTTGAATCTCGCCAATATCGCCGCCGCCGCATGGCTCCGGTCGATCACGTTCTAA